In Malus sylvestris chromosome 16, drMalSylv7.2, whole genome shotgun sequence, the following are encoded in one genomic region:
- the LOC126607316 gene encoding uncharacterized protein LOC126607316 isoform X2 codes for MGARAKEDLVQFTDSIYQDRSLSKHVRDNVHGIIYLEPLFLKFIDTAQFQRLRDLKQLGLAHMVYPGAVHSRFEHSLGVYWLAGEAINKIKLYHEDLKIDSFDRTTVKLAGLLHDIGHGPFSHMFEREFLPRVINGCTWSHEEMSVNMIDYIVEENNIDIDSAVLKRVKELILASSNHGEQNSMTKNRFLYDIVANGRTGIDVDKFDYMVRDSRACGIGCSFQFERLMETMRVIDDEICYRASDYLTVHKLFATRADLHRTVYTHAKVKAVELMAIDAMCLANSAFKIAESIQSAAEFWKLDDTILKRIETSDDPELKEAKDLIHRIRRRDLYQFCNEYSVPKENLEHFKDITPEDIVCSQKSGSVTLKEEDVAVCTVKIDLTHGTKNPLERIHFFKVLSTYIWLDAPYFTHLSSR; via the exons ATGGGAGCGCGTGCGAAGGAAGACTTGGTGCAGTTCACCGATAGCATCTATCAGGACCGGAGCTTGTCGAAGCATGTTCGCGATAACGTCCATGGAATCATCTATCTCGAGCCG CTTTTCTTGAAGTTCATCGACACTGCACAGTTTCAGAG GCTCCGTGATCTTAAACAACTTG GTCTGGCACACATGGTTTACCCTGGGGCTGTACATTCTCGGTTTGAGCATTCACTCGGGGTGTATTGGCTGGCTGGTGAAGCTATCAATAAAATTAAACTCTACCAT GAGGACCTCAAAATTGATTCTTTTGACAGGACAACAGTAAAACTTGCTG GACTACTGCATGATATCGGCCATGGGCCGTTCAGCCACATGTTTGAGCGCGAGTTTCTTCCTCGGGTTATTAACGGTTGCACATG GTCTCATGAGGAGATGTCTGTGAACATGATCGACTACATTGTCGAAGAGAACAATATTGATATTGATTCTGCAGTGCTTAAAAGGGTGAAG GAACTGATCCTTGCTAGCTCCAACCATGGGGAACAGAAT AGCATGACAAAGAATCGTTTCTtgtatgatattgttgcaaatGGGCGAACTGGAATAGATGTTGACAA GTTTGATTACATGGTGCGTGACTCCCGAGCATGTGGTATAGGCTGTAGTTTTCAGTTCGAAAG GCTGATGGAAACTATGAGAGTTATAgatgatgagatatgttatcGTGCTAGTGATT ATCTGACAGTCCACAAGCTCTTTGCCACTCGTGCTGATCTGCATCGAACCGTGTACACACATGCTAAAGTGAAG GCTGTTGAACTCATGGCCATTGATGCTATGTGCCTTGCAAATAGTGCTTTTAAAATTGCAGAATCAATTCAAAGCGCAGCTGAGTTTTGGAAG TTGGATGACACAATTTTGAAGAGGATTGAAACTTCTGATGACCCTGAACTCAAGGAAGCTAAGGATTTGATCCATCGCATTCGAAGAAGGGATCTTTACCAG TTCTGCAACGAGTATTCTGTTCCAAAGGAAAACCTAGAGCATTTCAAAGACATCACGCCTGAAGACATAGTTTGTTCCCAG AAATCTGGTAGTGTTACACTCAAGGAAGAGGATGTTGCAGTATGCACTGTTAAAATTGATTTGACTCATGGAACCAAGAACCCTCTTGAAAG AATCCATTTTTTCAAGGTACTTTCGACCTATATATGGCTTGATGCCCCGTACTTTACTCATCTTTCAAGCCGCTGA